The following proteins are co-located in the Theropithecus gelada isolate Dixy chromosome 19, Tgel_1.0, whole genome shotgun sequence genome:
- the LRFN3 gene encoding leucine-rich repeat and fibronectin type-III domain-containing protein 3 has product MAILPLLLCLLPLAPASSPPQSATPSLCPRRCRCQTQSLPLSVLCPGAGLLFVPPSLDRRAAELRLADNFIASVRRRDLANMTGLLHLSLSRNTIRHVAAGAFADLRALRALHLDGNRLTSLGEGQLRGLVNLRHLILSNNQLAALAASALDDCAETLEDLDLSYNNLEQLPWEALGRLGNVNTLGLDHNLLASVPAGAFSRLHKLARLDMTSNRLTTIPPDPLFSRLPLLARPRGSPASALVLAFGGNPLHCNCELVWLRRLAREDDLEACASPPALGGRYFWAVGEEEFVCEPPVVTHRSPPLAVPAGRPAALRCRAVGDPEPRVRWVSPQGRLLGNSSRARAFPNGTLELLVTEPGDGGIFTCIAANAAGEATAAVELTVGPPPPPQLANSTSCDPPRDGDPDALTPPSAASASAKAADTGPSTDRGVQVTEHGATAALVQWPDQRPIPGIRMYQIQYNSSADDILVYRMIPADSRSFLLTDLASGRAYDLCVLAVYEDSATGLTATRPVGCARFSTEPALRPCGAPHAPFLGGTMIIALGGVIVASVLVFIFVLLMRYKVHGGQPPGKAKTPAPVSSVCSQTNGALGPTPTPAPPAPEPAALRAHTVVQLDCEPWGPGHEPVGP; this is encoded by the exons ATGGCCATCCTCCCATTGCTCCTGTGCCTGCTGCCGCTGGCCCCCGCCTCATCTCCACCCCAGTCAGCCACACCGAGCCTGTGTCCCCGCCGCTGCCGCTGCCAGACACAATCGCTGCCCCTAAGCGTGCTGTGCCCAGGGGCAGGCCTCCTGTTCGTGCCACCCTCGCTGGACCGTCGGGCAGCCGAACTGCGGCTGGCAGACAACTTCATTGCCTCCGTGCGCCGCCgcgacctggccaacatgacgggCCTGCTGCATCTGAGCCTGTCTCGGAATACCATCCGCCACGTGGCCGCTGGCGCCTTCGCCGACCTACGGGCCCTGCGTGCGCTGCACCTGGATGGCAACCGGCTGACCTCACTGGGCGAGGGCCAGCTGCGTGGCCTGGTCAACTTGCGCCACCTCATCCTCAGCAACAACCAGCTGGCAGCGCTGGCAGCCAGTGCCCTGGATGACTGTGCCGAGACGCTGGAGGACCTTGATCTCTCCTACAACAACCTCGAACAGCTGCCCTGGGAGGCCCTGGGCCGCCTGGGCAATGTCAACACATTGGGCCTTGACCACAACCTGCTGGCTTCCGTGCCCGCCGGCGCCTTTTCCCGCCTGCACAAGCTGGCCCGGCTGGACATGACCTCCAACCGCCTGACCACAATCCCACCTGACCCGCTCTTCTCCCGCCTGCCCCTGCTTGCCAGGCCCCGGGGCTCACCCGCCTCTGCCCTGGTGCTGGCCTTTGGCGGGAACCCACTGCACTGCAACTGCGAGCTGGTGTGGCTGCGTCGCCTGGCGCGGGAGGATGACCTCGAGGCCTGTGCATCCCCACCCGCTCTGGGCGGCCGCTACTTCTGGGCGGTGGGCGAGGAGGAGTTTGTCTGCGAGCCACCCGTGGTGACTCACCGCTCGCCACCCCTGGCAGTGCCCGCAGGTCGGCCAGCTGCCCTGCGCTGCCGGGCAGTGGGGGACCCAGAGCCCCGTGTGCGTTGGGTGTCACCCCAGGGCCGGCTGCTGGGCAACTCGAGCCGTGCCCGCGCCTTCCCCAATGGGACGCTGGAGCTGCTGGTCACCGAGCCGGGTGATGGTGGCATCTTCACTTGCATTGCGGCCAATGCAGCTGGTGAGGCCACAGCTGCTGTGGAGCTGACTGTGGGCCCCCCACCGCCTCCTCAGCTAGCCAACAGCACCAGCTGTGACCCCCCGCGGGACGGGGATCCTGATGCTCTCACCCCACCCTccgctgcctctgcctctgccaagGCGGCCGACACTGGGCCCTCTACCGACCGTGGCGTCCAGGTGACTGAGCACGGGGCCACAGCTGCTCTCGTCCAGTGGCCGGATCAGCGGCCTATCCCGGGCATCCGCATGTACCAGATCCAGTACAACAGCTCAGCTGATGACATCCTCGTCTACAG GATGATCCCGGCGGACAGCCGCTCGTTCCTGCTGACGGACCTGGCGTCGGGCCGGGCCTACGACCTGTGCGTGCTCGCCGTGTACGAGGACAGCGCCACGGGGCTCACAGCCACACGGCCTGTGGGCTGCGCCCGCTTCTCCACCGAACCCGCGCTGCGGCCATGCGGGGCGCCGCACGCTCCCTTCCTGGGCGGCACGATGATCATCGCGCTGGGCGGCGTGATCGTGGCCTCGGTACTGGTCTTCATCTTCGTGCTGCTGATGCGCTACAAGGTGCACGGCGGCCAGCCCCCCGGCAAGGCCAAGACTCCCGCGCCTGTCAGCAGCGTTTGCTCCCAGACCAATGGCGCCCTGGGCCCCACGCCCACGCCCGCCCCGCCTGCCCCTGAGCCGGCGGCGCTCAGGGCCCACACCGTGGTCCAGCTGGACTGCGAGCCCTGGGGGCCCGGCCACGAACCTGTGGGACCCTAG